AAACCAAACATAATGCCTTGGTCGCCTGCTCCGGTGACATCCAGGTCTTCTGTGCTGGACTCTTCACGGCGCTCCTGTGCCGCGTTCACACCCTGAGCGATGTCGGGGGATTGCCGATCTAAAGCTACTAAGACGGAGCAACTATTGGAACAGAAGCCGTTCTCGGCACCTGTGTAGCCAATCTCGGCAATTTTCTGGCGAGCTAGTTCAATGTAGTTGACGTTGGCTCTGGAAGTAATTTCGCCAGTAATCAAAACCAAACCTGTATTGACAACCACTTCAGCCGCAACTCGGCTAGTGGGATCTTGAGCCAAGAGGGCATCTAAGATGGTGTCCGAGATTTGGTCGCAAATCTTATCGGGGTGGCCTTCGGTAACTGATTCAGATGTAAAAAGGTAGCGACGAGACAAGGAAATATCCTCTCTTTAGCTAAACGGACTAGCGCTCAGGGGTTAAGTTCCGGAATTATACCACTTGTGGTCATGCTCGTAGCCCCCCGACCTAGGCTCCCATAGGCAAAGTGCTTCTCTGACTGAGATCAATGGTTTACAAGCAATTTTTATTCTGCGTTCAATACTTCAATTTCGTCCCACCGCGCGATCGCTACATCTGCATCTGGTAAATTAAAGGACTCAGCCCATCCCCAGGTTGCCCCAATCCCACCTGCTGCTCCTGCTGTCCGTGCCATGACTAAATCTGCACTGGAATCACCCACCACGAGCGTTGCCGCAGGTTCTACTTCCAGTGCTGCACAAGTTTGCTGAAGCAATCTGGGGTCAGGTTTTGTAAGTCCTGACTCAGTACCCATCAATAAATCAAAATAAGGCTCCAATTCGTACCTTTGAGCAAAATCTTGGACATTGGCAGTAGAGTCTGAAGAAAGAATTGCGGCTTTCACGCCTATTGCTTTGAGCGATCGCAAGCAAGGCAATGCATCTGGATAAATGGCTGTGTAGTCAGCCTTAGGCTGAAAATACTGATCTGCTGCTTTGAAGGTTGTCTGAG
This DNA window, taken from Trichocoleus sp. FACHB-46, encodes the following:
- a CDS encoding HAD family hydrolase: MAIVRCQHLTFTNIEAVIFDKDGTLANSESFLIKLGQMRSHLLNLEVPGIEASLLQMFGLVGDRLNPAGALAVGSRRENEIAAAAYVAATGRDWVQSLAIAQTTFKAADQYFQPKADYTAIYPDALPCLRSLKAIGVKAAILSSDSTANVQDFAQRYELEPYFDLLMGTESGLTKPDPRLLQQTCAALEVEPAATLVVGDSSADLVMARTAGAAGGIGATWGWAESFNLPDADVAIARWDEIEVLNAE